The genomic window TGCAGGCAAGAAATCAACAACGGCATCAAGTAAAGGCTGAACACCTTTATTTTTAAACGCAGAACCGCATACTACCGGAACAAATACTCCGTCAAGAGTACCTTTACGTATAGCAGCCTTAAGCTCTTTTTCCGAAACTTCCTCACCGCCTAAATATTTTTCCATCAAGGCATCATCAGCTTCAGATGCCGTTTCAAGTAATTTGTCCCTGTATTCTTCAGCCTGAGCTTGCAGGTCGCTCGGAATATCTACATATTTATAATTTGCACCAAGGCTTTCATCTTCCCATATAGCCGCTTTCATTTTCACAAGGTCAATTATACCTTTTAATTTATCTTCAGTACCCACAGGGATTTGCAGAACAAGAGGATTTGCACCCAACCTGTCTTTTATCATACCCACACACATGAAGAAGTCTGCTCCTGTTCTGTCAAGCTTATTAACGAAACACATACGAGGAACGCCGTACTTATCAGCCTGACGCCATACGGTCTCAGACTGAGGCTCAACACCTGCCACACCGTCAAATACCGCAACAGCACCGTCTAAAACCCTCAAAGAACGCTCAACTTCAATAGTGAAGTCAACGTGTCCGGGAGTATCAATAATATTTATACGGTAAGTCTTGCCGTCGTCCGGCCCCTTCCAAAAACATGTGGTAGCGGCTGAAGTAATGGTAATACCACGCTCTTGCTCCTGTTCCATCCAGTCCATAGTTGCAGCACCGTCATGCACCTCACCTATCTTGTGAGATTTACCGGTATAGTACAAAATACGCTCGGTAGTCGTAGTTTTACCCGCATCAATATGTGCCATTATACCTATGTTACGATAATGCTCTAAAGGTGTCTGTCTTGCCATGTCTTCCTCTATCCAGTTAAATGGTCAAAATAGTTAAATCGTTAAATAGAAAAAGTTTTACTTATATTGATTATAACGTACAACTTATCTACATATTAATTTAGCTAATTACCATCATAAAATTATTTTTTAAACTTACAATTCTACTATTTTTCAATTTCACCGTTAAACTAATTTATTACCAACGGTAGTGTGCAAAAGCTTTATTTGCTTCCGCCATTTTGTGAGTATTCTCTCTTTTCTTAATCGACTCACCCTGCTTTTTGTAAGAATCGATAATTTCTCCGGCAAGCTTTAGCGAGATAATTTTCTCTTTACGCTTTCTGGCAGCTTCAATTATCCATTTAATAGCAAGTGCCCTTCTGCGTTCCGGTCTTACTTCGGTAGGAACCTGATAAGTAGCACCACCTACACGGCGTGAACGAACTTCAACGGTAGGCTTAACATTATCAATAGCCTCAAGGAAAACTTCCAATGGATTTTGCTTTAATTTTGATTCGATTTCAATCAAAGCCTCATAAATAGCTTTTTCAGCAACAGATTTTTTACCTGCTTTCATCAAACAATTTATAAACTTAGATACTACCTCATTACCGTATTTAGCGTCCGGTAAAATCTTACGCTTCGGTGCAGCATGACGTCGTGACATAATTCAACTCTTCTCTAAAAAATTCTAAAAATATACTATTTAGGTCTCTTCGCACCATATTTCGAACGACGCTGCTTACGGTCTTTAACACCTTGAGTATCAAGCGTACCGCGAATAATATGATAACGAACACCCGGTAAGTCTTTAACACGACCACCACGTATAACAACCACACTGTGTTCCTGTAGATTGTGTCCCTCACCCGGGATATATGCAGTCACCTCATAACCGTTAGACAAACGCACACGAGCAACCTTACGCAAAGCCGAGTTAGGCTTCTTAGGGGTTGTCGTATAAACACGCACACAAACACCTCTTTTTTGAGGGTTTCCTTGTAAAGCCGGCACCTTATTGATTACTCTCTTAGGTCTACGAGGCTTACGAACTAGCTGGTTAATAGTTGGCATATATCTCCTAAATAAATTCCAAA from Pseudomonadota bacterium includes these protein-coding regions:
- the rpsG gene encoding 30S ribosomal protein S7: MSRRHAAPKRKILPDAKYGNEVVSKFINCLMKAGKKSVAEKAIYEALIEIESKLKQNPLEVFLEAIDNVKPTVEVRSRRVGGATYQVPTEVRPERRRALAIKWIIEAARKRKEKIISLKLAGEIIDSYKKQGESIKKRENTHKMAEANKAFAHYRW
- the rpsL gene encoding 30S ribosomal protein S12, whose protein sequence is MPTINQLVRKPRRPKRVINKVPALQGNPQKRGVCVRVYTTTPKKPNSALRKVARVRLSNGYEVTAYIPGEGHNLQEHSVVVIRGGRVKDLPGVRYHIIRGTLDTQGVKDRKQRRSKYGAKRPK